The Nycticebus coucang isolate mNycCou1 chromosome 2, mNycCou1.pri, whole genome shotgun sequence genome includes a window with the following:
- the SSNA1 gene encoding microtubule nucleation factor SSNA1, protein MTQQGAALQNYNNELVKCIEELCQKREELCRQIQQEEDEKQRLQNEVRQLTEKLARVNENLARKIASRNEFDRTIAETEAAYLKILESSQTLLSVLKREAGNLTKATASDQKNSGGKES, encoded by the exons ATGACCCAGCAGGGCGCGGCTCTGCAGAACTACAACAACGAGCTGGTCAAGT GCATTGAGGAGCTGTGCCAGAAGCGGGAGGAGCTGTGCCGCCAAATCCAACAGGAGGAGGATGAGAAGCAGCGGCTCCAGAACGAGGTGAGGCAGCTGACGGAGAAGCTGGCCCGCGTCAACGAGAACCTCGCCCGCAAGATCGCCTCTCGCAACGAGTTCGACCGGACCATCGCGGAGACGGAGGCTGCCTACCTCAAG ATCCTGGAGAGCTCACAGACTCTGCTTAGTGTTCTGAAGAGGGAGGCTGGGAACCTAACTAAGGCTACAGCTTCAGACCAGAAGAACAGCGGCGGCAAGGAGAGTTGA
- the ANAPC2 gene encoding anaphase-promoting complex subunit 2, whose amino-acid sequence MAEVAAVAEVDGHSGPGQDLLVAWNIVSTGLVPLAALGLASSRTSGAVPPKEEELRAAVEVLRGHGLHSVLEEWFVEVLQNDLQANISPEFWNAIAQRENSANEPQCLLLLLDAFGLLESRLDPYLRSLELLEKWTRLGLLMGTGAQGLREKVHTMLRGILFFSTPRTFQEMIQRLYGRFLRVYMQSKRKGEGGTDPELEGELDSRYARRRYYRLLQSPQCAGCGSDKQQCWCRQALEQFHQLSQVLHRLSLLERVSAEAVTTTLHQVTRERMEDRCRGEYERSFLREFHKWIERVVGWLGKVFLQDGPARPASPEAGNTLRRWRCHVQRFFYRIYASLRIEELFSIIRDFPDSRPAIEDLKYCLERTDQRQQLLVSLKAALETRLLHPGVNTCDIITLYISAIKALRVLDPSMVILEVACEPIRRYLRTREDTVRQIVAGLTGDSDGTGDLAVELSKTDPTSLETGQDSEDDTGEPEDWMPDPVDADPGRSGCRRRSSDIISLLVSIYGSKDLFINEYRSLLADRLLHQFSFSPEREIRNVELLKLRFGEAPMHFCEVMLKDMADSRRINANIREEDEKRPVEEQPPFGVYAVILSSEFWPPFKDEKLEVPEDIRAALETYCKKYEKLKAMRTLSWKHTLGLVTMDVELADRTLSVAVTPVQAVVLLYFQDQASWTLEELSKVVKMPVALLRRRMSVWLQQGVLREEPPGTFSVIEEERPQDRDNMVLVDSDEESDSGMASQADQKEEELLLFWTYIQAMLTNLESLSLERIYSMLRMFVMTGPALAEIDLHELQGYLQKKVRDQQLIYSAGVYRLPKNCS is encoded by the exons ATGGCGGAGGTGGCGGCCGTGGCAGAGGTGGACGGCCACTCTGGGCCTGGACAGGATCTGCTGGTAGCCTGGAATATCGTGAGCACTGGCCTTGTTCCACTGGCTGCGCTGGGGCTG GCGTCTTCCCGGACCAGTGGTGCGGTCCCGCCAAAGGAGGAGGAGCTCCGCGCGGCGGTGGAGGTGCTGAGAGGCCATGGGCTGCATTCAGTTCTGGAGGAGTGGTTTGTGGAGGTGCTGCAGAACGACCTGCAAGCCAACATCTCTCCTGAGTTCTGGAATGCCATCGCCCAACGCGAGAACTCTGCCAACGAGCCCCAGTGCCTTCTGCTCCTCCTTGACGCTTTTGGCCTGCTGGAGAGCCGCCTGGATCCCTACCTGCGTAGCCTAGAGCTTTTGGAGAAATGGACTCGCCTGGGCCTGTTGATGGGCACTGGTGCTCAAGGGCTTCGAGAAAAGGTCCACACAATGTTGCGAGGAATCCTATTCTTTTCTACTCCCCGAACCTTTCAAGAGATGATTCAGCGCCTCTATGGGCGTTTCTTGAGAGTCTACATGCAGAgtaagaggaagggggaagggggcacGGACCCAGAACTGGAGGGGGAATTGGACAGCCGATATGCCCGCCGTCGGTACTACCGACTCCTGCAGAGCCCACAATGTGCAGGATGTGGCAGTGACAAGCAGCAGTGCTGGTGCCGCCAGGCACTGGAGCAGTTCCACCAGCTCAGCCAGGTCCT ACACAGGCTCAGTCTGCTGGAACGGGTCAGTGCCGAGGCTGTGACCACCACTCTGCACCAGGTGACCAGGGAGAGGATGGAGGACCGCTGCCGGGGCGAGTATGAACGTTCCTTTTTGCGTGAGTTCCACAAG TGGATCGAGAGGGTGGTCGGCTGGCTTGGCAAGGTATTCCTGCAGGATGGCCCGGCCAGGCCTGCATCCCCTGAGGCTGGCAACACCCTACGCCGTTGGCGCTGCCACGTGCAGAGGTTCTTCTACCGCATCTACGCCAGCCTGCGCATCGAGGAGCTCTTCAGCATCATCCGAG ACTTCCCAGACTCCCGGCCGGCCATCGAGGATCTTAAGTACTGCCTGGAGAGGACTGACCAGAGGCAGCAGCTCCTTGTGTCCCTCAAGGCCGCCCTGGAGACTCGACTTCTCCACCCAG GTGTCAACACATGTGACATCATTACCCTCTACATTTCTGCCATCAAGGCCCTGCGTGTGCTGGACCCCTCCATGGTCATTCTGGAGGTGGCCTGTGAGCCCATCCGCCGCTATCTGAG GACACGGGAGGACACAGTGCGGCAGATTGTGGCTGGGCTGACAGGAGACTCAGATGGGACAGGGGACCTGGCTGTTGAGCTGTCCAAGACCGACCCGACAAGCCTGGAGACTGGCCAGGACAGTGAGGATGACACGGGCGAGCCTGAGGACTGGATGCCCGACCCTGTGGACGCTGATCCAG GGAGGTCGGGCTGCAGGCGGCGCTCCTCTGACATCATCAGCCTGCTGGTCAGCATCTATGGCAGCAAGGACCTCTTTATCAACGAGTACCGCTCTCTGCTGGCCGACCGGCTCCTGCACCAGTTCAGCTTCAGCCCAGAGCG GGAGATCCGCAACGTGGAGCTGCTGAAGCTGCGTTTTGGGGAGGCCCCCATGCACTTCTGTGAGGTCATGCTGAAG GACATGGCGGATTCCCGCCGAATCAATGCCAACATCCGTGAGGAGGATGAGAAGCGGCCTGTGGAGGAGCAGCCGCCATTTGGGGTCTACGCTGTTATCCTATCCAGTGAGTTCTGGCCTCCCTTCAAGGATGAGAAGCTGGAGGTCCCCGAGGACATCAGGGCCGCCCTGGAGACTTACTGCAAGAAGTACGAGAAGCTGAAG GCCATGCGGACCCTCAGCTGGAAGCACACCCTGGGCCTGGTGACCATGGATGTGGAGCTGGCTGACCGCACTCTGTCTGTGGCAGTGACCCCAGTGCAGGCAGTGGTCTTGCTGTACTTTCAGGACCAAG CCAGCTGGACCCTGGAAGAGCTGAGCAAGGTGGTGAAGATGCCTGTGGCCCTGCTGCGGCGACGCATGTCTGTATGGCTGCAGCAGGGCGTACTGCGTGAGGAGCCGCCCGGGACCTTCTCTGTTATTGAGGAGGAGCGGCCCCAGGACCGAGATAACATGGTGCTTGTTGACAGTGACGAAGAAAGTGACTCAGGCATGGCCTCTCAGGCCGACCAGAAGGAGGAGGAGCTGCTG CTCTTCTGGACCTACATCCAGGCCATGCTGACCAACCTGGAGAGCCTGTCCCTCGAGCGCATCTACAGCATGCTCCGCATGTTTGTGATGACCGGCCCTGCACTGGCTGAGATTGACCTGCACGAGCTCCAGGGCTACCTGCAGAAGAAGGTGCGGGACCAGCAGCTCATCTACTCTGCCGGCGTGTACCGCCTGCCCAAGAACTGCAGCTGA
- the TMEM210 gene encoding transmembrane protein 210 — translation MAPCPQSAPCLTGSPLGLICLSLLLTPAAAGTYCECSLGLSREALIALIVVLAGVGATCFSALIIVAIGVLRAKGETIGPGRTDNRFVGHFGVQEDQMDLHTVHVESHLLDPDLEVSTMPPLEDHSLGNIPMEASLEEPPPPLPPLPPLPPE, via the exons ATGGCCCCCTGTCCCCAGTCTGCCCCCTGCCTGACTGGCAGCCCCCTGGGCCTCATATGTTTGTCCCTTTTGCTCACCCCTGCTGCAG CTGGAACCTACTGTGAATGCAGCCTTGGCCTCAGCCGTGAGGCCCTGATTGCCCTGATCGTCGTGCTGGCGGGTGTCGGCGCCACCTGCTTCTCCGCCCTCATCATTGTGGCAATTGGTGTCTTGCGAGCCAAGGG TGAAACCATAGGGCCCGGACGCACGGACAACAG GTTTGTGGGTCATTTTGGGGTCCAGGAAGATCAAATGGACCTGCACACAGTGCACGTGGAGTCCCACCTCCTGGACCCTGACTTGGAGGTGTCCACAATGCCGCCCCTGGAGGACCACAGCCTCGGGAACATCCCCATGGAGGCTTCTCTGGAGGAGCCACCGCCTCCActtccacctctgccacccctgcCACCTGAGTAG
- the LRRC26 gene encoding leucine-rich repeat-containing protein 26 — MAMPGFGFVPGPRPRRGTSCGTGTACARARVNIYAGAASTGGRTGSRPPAVGPRAAPMKIPFFSLLLPLLLLLLLSPWPGWAQTPATASPWGTRGDLDCPEACACAPGGRANCSALALPAVPAGMNRRVRELLLDHNCLRALPPGAFAGAGALLNLDLRDNRLRSVHVRAFWGLGALQYLDLSANQLEVLAPGTFAPLRALRTLSLASNRLARLAPAALSALPLLRALNLQDNALAALAPGLLAGLPALDSLRLRGNPWACGCALRPLCTWLHRHPSPASEAETLFCMSPQRLTLSPLTALPDTAFSHCTQPLAPRDLAVVYAIGPASFLASLAACLALGSVLTACRARRRRRTAARRPPRSLPDPDPHGPASPTDPTSPAAAAAQA, encoded by the exons ATGGCAATGCCAGGGTTTGGCTTTGTGCCCGGCCCCCGCCCCAGGCGCGGGACCAGCTGTGGGACAGGAACTGCCTGCGCTCGGGCCAGAGTTAATATTTATGCAGGCGCAGCAAGCACGGGCGGACGTACGGGCAGCAGGCCTCCCGCCGTGGGTCCCAGAGCTGCCCCCATGAAGATCCCTTTTTTCTCCCTGCTTCTGCCcttattgctgctgctgctgctgtcgcCTTGGCCAGGCTGGGCCCAAACGCCAGCCACGGCCTCGCCCTGGGGTACCCGGGGCGACCTTGACTGCCCAGAGGCATGCGCGTGCGCGCCCGGCGGCCGGGCCAACTGCTCGGCCCTTGCTCTGCCCGCTGTACCCGCCGGCATGAACCGGCGCGTGCGCGAGCTGCTGCTGGACCACAACTGCTTGCGCGCGCTGCCGCCCGGTGCCTTCGCGGGCGCGGGCGCGCTGCTGAACCTGGACCTGCGAGACAACCGGCTGCGCTCCGTGCACGTGCGGGCCTTCTGGGGTCTGGGTGCGCTGCAGTATCTTGACCTGAGCGCCAATCAGCTGGAAGTGCTGGCACCCGGCACCTTTGCGCCGCTGCGCGCGCTGCGCACCCTCTCGCTGGCCAGCAACCGCCTAGCGCGCCTAGCGCCTGCGGCGCTCAGTGCGCTCCCGCTGCTGCGCGCACTCAACTTGCAGGACAACGCGCTGGCGGCGCTCGCGCCCGGCCTACTGGCCGGCCTGCCCGCCCTCGATTCGCTGCGCCTGCGCGGCAATCCCTGGGCCTGCGGCTGCGCGCTGCGTCCGCTGTGCACCTGGCTGCACCGGCACCCGTCGCCAGCGTCAG AGGCCGAGACGCTGTTCTGCATGTCGCCGCAGCGCCTGACGCTCAGCCCCCTGACCGCCTTGCCAGACACCGCCTTCAGCCATTGCACGCAGCCGCTCGCCCCACGGGACCTGGCCGTGGTCTACGCGATCGGGCCTGCCTCTTTCCTCGCCAGCCTGGCCGCCTGCCTAGCGCTGGGCTCCGTCCTCACTGCCTGCCGTGCTCGTCGCCGCCGCCGCAccgccgcccgccgcccgccGCGGAGTCTGCCGGACCCCGACCCCCACGGCCCTGCCTCGCCCACGGACCCTACGAGTCCCGCCGCCGCAGCTGCCCAAGCCTGA